The following proteins are co-located in the Helicobacter acinonychis genome:
- a CDS encoding O-antigen ligase family protein encodes MLKERLKAFFSADSVFTLIFALFFLTSFKKPLTQVLLIVLMVFLLFRCYFQASLRETFKINHLKIMPFKWLTLAFLGVFLSIFPNMFNMYDSQTFRYNLFALNMSLTYACGALCLLFASRLTIKLNQKVLFYSMAIANFINGLLSLVQKIYFNMPRAQGFSTVKEYVVLVSVSILGCYIYALYSQNKKEKIFFTLSVFVGFLVVILSSTRSATIAFIATFLILSCFILYAKKSIKQLGYMVVVSLVLSALYMGNNALEKRKVIEQPRAQNKTFEEDLKRYAKKDADSSIGWRLERWKEALTVVRLRPFFGMAASEKCQRLEEILSLSQSYRAKDLILCIERYDNQIIHVLATRGIIGFLILLFFWLVIVKIFWSGVKQNSLISFFILTTLAFYLIFGIGFDPFDFFITGSFFVGMVMMAVFLKKELLQLNKI; translated from the coding sequence ATATTGAAAGAGCGTTTGAAAGCCTTTTTCAGTGCAGACTCTGTCTTCACTTTGATTTTTGCCCTTTTTTTTCTCACTTCATTTAAAAAACCTTTAACGCAAGTCTTATTGATTGTCTTAATGGTTTTTTTATTGTTTAGGTGTTATTTTCAAGCGTCTTTGAGAGAGACTTTTAAAATCAACCACCTAAAAATAATGCCCTTTAAATGGCTTACTTTGGCTTTTTTGGGCGTGTTTTTAAGCATCTTCCCTAACATGTTTAACATGTATGATAGCCAAACTTTCCGTTATAATTTATTCGCTCTAAACATGTCCTTAACTTACGCTTGTGGGGCGTTATGTTTGCTTTTTGCGAGCCGTTTAACCATCAAATTAAACCAAAAAGTCCTTTTTTATAGCATGGCTATCGCAAATTTTATCAACGGCTTGCTCTCATTGGTGCAAAAAATCTATTTTAACATGCCTAGAGCACAGGGTTTTAGCACGGTTAAGGAGTATGTGGTCTTGGTGAGCGTGTCCATTTTAGGCTGTTATATTTATGCACTTTATTCGCAAAATAAAAAAGAGAAAATTTTTTTCACCCTTTCTGTTTTTGTAGGGTTTTTAGTCGTTATTTTAAGCTCTACAAGGAGCGCTACAATTGCTTTTATCGCTACTTTTTTGATCCTTTCTTGCTTTATTTTATATGCAAAAAAATCGATCAAACAATTAGGTTACATGGTGGTTGTGAGTCTTGTTTTGAGTGCTTTGTATATGGGGAATAACGCTTTAGAAAAAAGAAAAGTCATAGAGCAGCCTAGGGCTCAAAATAAAACCTTTGAAGAGGATTTGAAACGCTACGCTAAAAAGGACGCTGACAGCAGTATTGGGTGGCGTTTGGAACGCTGGAAAGAAGCCCTAACAGTGGTGCGTTTAAGACCCTTTTTTGGCATGGCTGCTAGCGAGAAGTGCCAAAGATTAGAAGAGATTTTATCTTTATCACAGTCTTATAGGGCGAAAGACTTGATCCTTTGTATTGAAAGGTATGACAATCAAATCATTCATGTTTTAGCCACTAGGGGGATCATAGGCTTTTTAATCTTGCTCTTTTTTTGGTTAGTTATTGTAAAGATTTTTTGGAGTGGGGTGAAGCAAAACTCTTTAATATCGTTTTTTATATTAACAACACTCGCTTTTTATCTCATTTTTGGCATTGGGTTTGACCCCTTTGATTTCTTCATTACGGGAAGTTTTTTTGTAGGGATGGTCATGATGGCTGTCTTTTTAAAAAAAGAACTTTTGCAGCTAAATAAAATCTAA
- the rpsO gene encoding 30S ribosomal protein S15: protein MALNLEKKQEIIKAFATKENDTGSCEVQVALLNERIKLLTEHLKANPKDHSSRLGLLELVAQRRNLLKYIKRTDHARYVVLIEKLGIKDR from the coding sequence ATGGCTTTGAATTTGGAGAAAAAACAAGAAATCATTAAGGCGTTTGCCACTAAAGAAAACGATACAGGTTCTTGTGAAGTGCAAGTGGCGTTATTGAATGAAAGGATCAAGCTTTTAACCGAGCATTTAAAAGCTAACCCCAAAGATCATTCTAGCCGTTTAGGGCTTTTAGAATTAGTCGCTCAAAGACGCAATTTGTTGAAATATATCAAACGCACCGATCATGCGCGTTATGTGGTTTTGATTGAAAAGTTAGGCATTAAAGACAGATAG
- the flhA gene encoding flagellar biosynthesis protein FlhA, with translation MANERSKLAFKKTFPVFKRFLQSKDLALVVFVIAILAIIIVPLPPFILDFLLTISIALSVLIILIGLYIDKPTDFSAFPTLLLIVTLYRLALNVATTRMILTQGYKGPSAVSDIITAFGEFSVSGNYVIGAIIFSILVLVNLLVVTNGSTRVTEVRARFALDAMPGKQMAIDADLNSGLIDDKEAKKRRAALSQEADFYGAMDGASKFVKGDAIASIIITLINIIGGFLVGVFQRDMSLSFSASTFTILTIGDGLVGQIPALIIATATGIVATRTTQNEEEDFASKLITQLMNKSKTLVIVGAILLLFAIIPGLPTFSLAFVGSLFLFIAWLIGREGKDGLLTQLENYLSQKFGLDLSEKPQSSKIKPHTPTTRTKTQEELKREEEQAIDEVLKIEFLELALGYQLISLADMKQGGDLLERIRGIRKKIASDYGFLMPQIRIRDNLQLPPTHYEIKLKGLVIGEGMVMPDKFLAMNTGFVNKEIEGIPTKEPAFGMDALWIDARNKEEAIIQGYTIIDPSTVIATHTSELVKKYAEDFITKDEVKSLLERLAKDYPTIVEESKKVPTGAIRSVLQALLHEKIPIKDMLTILETITDIAPLVQNDVNILTEQVRARLSRVITNAFKSEDGRLKFLTFSTDSEQFLLNKLRENGTSQSLLLNVGELQKLIEVVSEEAMKVLQKGIAPVILIVEPNLRKALSNQMEQARIDVIVLSHAELDPNSNFEALGTIHINF, from the coding sequence ATGGCAAACGAACGCTCCAAATTGGCTTTTAAAAAGACTTTCCCTGTCTTTAAACGCTTCTTACAATCCAAAGACTTAGCCCTTGTGGTCTTTGTGATAGCTATTTTAGCGATCATTATCGTGCCGTTACCACCTTTTATATTGGATTTTTTACTCACGATTTCTATTGCGCTGTCGGTGTTGATCATTTTAATTGGGCTTTACATTGACAAACCTACCGATTTTAGTGCCTTCCCTACTTTGCTTCTCATTGTAACCCTGTATCGCTTGGCTTTAAATGTCGCTACCACTAGAATGATTTTAACGCAAGGTTATAAAGGGCCTAGTGCGGTGAGCGATATTATCACGGCGTTTGGGGAATTTAGCGTGAGTGGGAATTATGTGATTGGTGCTATCATTTTTAGTATTTTAGTGCTGGTGAATTTATTGGTGGTTACTAATGGTTCTACTAGGGTTACTGAAGTGAGAGCGAGGTTTGCCCTAGACGCTATGCCAGGAAAGCAAATGGCGATTGATGCGGACTTGAATTCAGGGCTTATTGATGATAAAGAAGCCAAAAAACGACGTGCTGCATTAAGCCAAGAAGCGGATTTTTATGGTGCGATGGATGGAGCGTCTAAATTTGTCAAGGGCGATGCGATCGCTTCTATTATCATCACGCTTATTAATATTATTGGAGGGTTTTTAGTGGGCGTGTTTCAAAGGGATATGAGCTTAAGCTTTAGCGCTAGCACTTTCACTATCCTAACCATTGGCGATGGGCTTGTGGGGCAAATCCCTGCTTTAATCATTGCGACAGCGACCGGTATTGTGGCCACTCGCACCACGCAAAACGAAGAAGAAGACTTTGCTTCCAAGCTCATCACACAGCTTATGAATAAAAGCAAAACTTTAGTGATTGTAGGGGCGATATTATTGCTTTTTGCGATTATTCCTGGACTTCCCACCTTTTCTTTAGCGTTTGTAGGGAGTCTCTTTTTATTTATCGCATGGCTGATTGGCAGAGAGGGAAAAGATGGGTTGCTCACTCAATTAGAGAATTATTTGAGTCAAAAATTTGGTCTGGATTTGAGCGAAAAACCCCAAAGTTCTAAAATCAAACCCCACACCCCAACCACAAGGACTAAAACCCAAGAAGAGCTTAAAAGAGAAGAAGAACAAGCCATTGATGAAGTGTTAAAAATTGAATTTTTAGAGTTGGCTTTAGGGTATCAACTCATTAGTCTTGCGGACATGAAACAAGGGGGTGATTTATTAGAAAGGATTAGGGGCATTAGAAAAAAGATAGCGAGCGATTATGGTTTTTTAATGCCTCAAATCAGGATCAGAGATAACTTACAGCTCCCCCCCACGCATTATGAAATCAAGCTTAAGGGTCTTGTAATCGGTGAGGGCATGGTGATGCCGGATAAATTTTTAGCCATGAATACCGGTTTTGTGAATAAAGAAATTGAAGGCATTCCCACTAAAGAGCCGGCTTTTGGAATGGACGCTTTATGGATTGATGCTAGAAATAAAGAAGAAGCTATTATTCAAGGCTATACAATCATTGATCCAAGCACCGTTATTGCGACGCACACGAGTGAATTAGTGAAAAAATACGCTGAAGATTTTATCACTAAAGATGAAGTGAAGTCCCTTTTAGAGCGCTTGGCTAAAGACTATCCTACGATTGTAGAAGAGAGCAAAAAAGTCCCCACCGGTGCGATCCGCTCAGTCTTGCAAGCCTTGTTGCATGAAAAAATCCCCATTAAAGACATGCTCACTATTTTAGAAACGATTACCGATATTGCCCCTTTGGTTCAAAACGATGTGAATATCTTAACCGAACAAGTGAGAGCAAGGCTTTCTAGGGTGATTACTAACGCTTTTAAATCTGAAGATGGGCGTTTGAAATTTTTAACTTTTTCTACCGATAGCGAACAATTTTTGCTTAATAAATTGCGAGAAAATGGCACTTCTCAAAGCCTATTACTCAATGTAGGCGAATTGCAAAAACTCATTGAAGTGGTTTCTGAAGAAGCCATGAAAGTCTTGCAAAAAGGGATCGCTCCGGTGATTTTAATCGTAGAGCCTAATTTAAGAAAAGCCCTCTCCAATCAAATGGAGCAGGCCCGAATTGATGTTATTGTGCTAAGCCATGCAGAATTAGACCCTAACTCTAATTTTGAAGCTTTAGGCACAATCCATATTAATTTTTAA
- a CDS encoding 3',5'-cyclic-nucleotide phosphodiesterase, which produces MQVYHLSHIDLDGYACQLVSKHFFKNIQCYNANYGREVSARIYEILNAIAQSKESKFLILISDLNLNLNEAQYLQDKIQEYRLQNKDIQIQLLDHHIGGKEVAESFHWYFLDINRCATKIVYEFLKKHYTILESKDTIWLEPLVEMVNSVDIWDTQGYGFELGKVCMRMISQSSELNRFMFDEENRNYKLKLLEEVKNYLFLENGPVAYDNDLLKLKKIALGGDPIAETMDNISSNAQTHLLSLKKHDCSVYYQDKKGFLSYSMGGISVLANLFLTQNPDFDFYMDVNAKGNVSLRANGNCDVCELSQMCFNGGGHRNASGGKIDGFKESFNYRDIKEQVEEIFNNA; this is translated from the coding sequence ATGCAAGTTTATCACCTTTCACACATTGATTTAGATGGTTATGCATGCCAGCTTGTTTCAAAACATTTTTTTAAGAATATCCAATGCTATAACGCCAATTATGGGCGTGAAGTCTCAGCGAGAATTTATGAAATTTTAAATGCGATCGCTCAATCTAAAGAAAGTAAATTCCTTATTTTGATCAGCGATTTGAATTTGAATTTGAACGAAGCACAGTATTTGCAAGATAAAATCCAAGAATACCGCTTGCAAAATAAAGACATTCAAATCCAACTCTTGGATCACCACATTGGCGGTAAAGAAGTGGCTGAGAGTTTTCATTGGTATTTTTTAGACATTAACCGCTGTGCGACTAAAATTGTGTATGAATTTTTGAAAAAACATTACACGATTTTAGAGTCTAAAGACACGATATGGCTAGAGCCTTTAGTGGAAATGGTCAATTCTGTGGATATTTGGGACACACAAGGTTATGGCTTTGAATTGGGTAAAGTGTGTATGCGCATGATCAGCCAAAGCTCTGAATTGAACCGCTTCATGTTTGATGAAGAGAATCGTAACTATAAATTAAAGCTTTTAGAAGAAGTTAAAAACTATTTGTTTTTAGAAAATGGTCCTGTGGCCTATGATAATGATTTATTGAAGCTTAAAAAAATCGCTCTAGGGGGCGATCCTATTGCAGAAACGATGGATAATATCTCTTCAAATGCACAAACGCATTTGCTCTCTTTAAAAAAGCACGATTGCAGCGTTTATTACCAGGATAAAAAAGGGTTTTTAAGTTATTCTATGGGGGGTATTAGCGTGTTAGCTAACCTTTTTTTAACGCAAAATCCGGATTTTGATTTTTATATGGATGTGAATGCTAAAGGGAATGTGAGCTTAAGGGCTAATGGGAATTGTGATGTGTGCGAACTCAGTCAAATGTGTTTTAATGGAGGCGGTCATAGGAATGCGAGCGGAGGCAAGATTGATGGCTTTAAAGAAAGTTTTAATTACAGAGATATTAAAGAACAAGTAGAAGAAATTTTCAATAACGCTTAA
- the hsrA gene encoding homeostatic response regulator transcription factor HsrA has product MRVLLIEKDSVLGEEIEKGLNDKGFMADVTESVEDGEYLMDIRNYDLVMVSDKNAINLVSRVKDKHPSIIVLVSSSNPTSQEEVHAFEQGADDYIAKPYRSIKALVARIEARLRFWGSNVIEIGDLTISPDEEKIIYKGREIEVKGKPFEVLTHLARHRDQIVSKEQLLDAIWEEPEMVTPNVIEVAINQIRQKMDKPLGISTVETIRRRGYRFCYPKPACEE; this is encoded by the coding sequence ATGCGTGTTCTACTGATTGAAAAAGATTCTGTTTTAGGCGAAGAGATTGAGAAGGGCTTGAACGACAAAGGCTTTATGGCTGATGTGACTGAAAGCGTAGAGGATGGGGAATATCTTATGGATATTAGGAATTATGACCTAGTGATGGTGAGCGATAAAAACGCTATTAATTTGGTTTCTAGAGTCAAAGACAAGCACCCCTCTATTATCGTTTTAGTTTCTTCTAGTAACCCCACAAGCCAAGAAGAAGTCCATGCGTTTGAGCAGGGTGCAGACGATTATATCGCCAAACCTTATCGCAGCATTAAGGCTTTAGTCGCAAGGATTGAGGCACGTTTGAGGTTTTGGGGATCTAATGTGATTGAAATTGGGGATTTGACCATCAGCCCTGATGAAGAAAAGATTATTTACAAGGGGCGTGAGATTGAGGTTAAGGGCAAGCCTTTTGAAGTGCTCACACACCTTGCGAGGCATAGGGATCAAATCGTTTCAAAAGAACAGCTTTTAGACGCTATTTGGGAAGAGCCTGAAATGGTTACCCCTAATGTGATTGAAGTAGCGATCAATCAAATCCGCCAAAAAATGGATAAGCCTTTAGGGATTTCCACGGTTGAAACGATAAGGCGCAGAGGCTATCGTTTTTGTTACCCAAAGCCTGCGTGTGAAGAATAA